One Amaranthus tricolor cultivar Red isolate AtriRed21 chromosome 10, ASM2621246v1, whole genome shotgun sequence genomic window carries:
- the LOC130825855 gene encoding uncharacterized protein LOC130825855 isoform X2: MASSESVVGFVGLDDVSLELAASLVHSGYAVQAFDSQFDGPLMVEFSKTLGGIRCASAMEATRGVVAIILLISHPAQIDDLIFGREGILEGLKKNAVLVLRSVMVPAEVQRLEKRLTSKEEYGINAVVDAYITKNTSEDLNGRIMIISSGKSNAIASAHPVLSAMCVKLHVFEGEIGAGSKVKMVTELLEAIHLVASIEAICLGVQAKIHPWILYDIISNAAGNSWAFKNHVPQWLRADHMKHQTLNSLVENLGAILGLAKSLPFPLPLLGVAHQQLLGCSHGDDNKAPLFKVWEKVLGIKLEDAANEETYNPLELARVLDSRSKVVNRVGFIGLGAMGFGMATHLLRSNFTVVGYDVYQPSLSRFAEAGGLVGTSPLEISKGVDVLVIMVTNEAQAESVLFGELGAVQGLSAGAAIILSSTVSPAYVSKLEQRLRGKNLNLVDAPVSGGVVRASAGTLTVMASGTDEALEQCGSVLSALSEKLYIIKGECGAGSCVKMVNQLLAGVHIASAAEALAFAARLGLHTRNVFQIITTNTGTSWMLENRGAHMVDNDFTPYSALNIFVKDLGIVSHECASRKIPLHVAVAAHQLFLAGSAAGWGRLDDSAVVKFYESLTGVKVEGKLPVLSKEQMMKSLPPEWPVDLTSDIVKLCKNNVKPLVVLDDDPTGTQTVHDIEVLTEWNVDALVEQFRKKTKCFFILTNSRAVSSSKASALVVEICLNLQTAAKLADTEFTVVLRGDSTLRGHFPEESDAVVSALGDVDALIICPFFLQGGRFTIGDVHYVAEADRLVPAGETEFAKDSAFGYKSSNLREWVEEKTQGRTAANKVASVSIELLRKGGPDAVCEHLCSLEKGSTCIINAASERDMAVFAAGMIMAELKGKQFLCRTAASFVSARLGITSRPPISAKDLGIHKERTGGLIVVGSYVPKTTRQVEELKNQFGHSLKWIEISVEKVAMKSSEEREREINQAAEMADIYIRTCMDTVVMTSRELICGKTPSESLEINSKVSSALVEIVRRISTRPRYILAKGGITSSDIATQALETKIAKIAGQALAGVPLWQLGGENRHPGLPYIVFPGNVGDHRALAEVVKSWARPAKLSSTKELLLNAEKGGYAVGAFNVYNLEGAASVVAAAEEERSPAILQIHPGSLKHGGIPLVASCLKAAEKASVPITVHFDHGTSKQELLEMLELGLDSVMVDGSHLSFEDNLQYTQYIANLAHQKDIYIEAELGRLSGTEDDLSVEEYEARFTDINQAEEFIDKTGIDALAVCIGNVHGKYPASGPDLRLDLLKDLHVLASSKGVMLVLHGASGLPKELIKNCIDLGVRKFNVNTEVRKAYMDSLNNPGKDLVQVMTAAKDAMKSVVVEKMRLFGSSGKAS, encoded by the exons GTGTTGTGGCTATAATCCTCCTGATTTCTCACCCAGCACAAATTGATGACTTGATTTTCGGCCGAGAGGGTATTTTGGAAG GTTTGAAGAAAAATGCGGTACTAGTACTCCGATCAGTTATGGTACCTGCCGAAGTTCAAAGGCTGGAAAAGCGTCTTACAAGCAAGG AGGAGTATGGCATAAATGCAGTAGTTGATGCCTATATCACTAAGAACACTTCTGAAGATTTGAATGGGAGAATCATG ATAATTTCATCAGGGAAGTCTAATGCAATCGCAAGTGCACATCCTGTGCTTTCTG CTATGTGTGTAAAGCTTCATGTTTTTGAAGGTGAAATTGGTGCTGGCAG TAAAGTAAAAATGGTTACAGAGTTGCTTGAGGCCATTCATCTCGTAGCTTCAATTGAGGCAATCTGTCTCGGTGTACAAGCAAAAATTCATCCTTGGATACTGTATGACATTATCTCTAATGCTGCTGGTAACTCATG GGCTTTTAAGAATCATGTTCCACAATGGTTAAGGGCTGACCATATGAAGCATCAGACTTTAAACAGCCTCGTCGAGAATCTG GGGGCTATTTTAGGATTGGCAAAATCTCTTCCTTTTCCACTTCCGCTCCTTGGAGTTGCACATCAACAACTTCTTG GGTGTTCTCATGGAGATGACAACAAAGCACCATTGTTCAAG GTATGGGAGAAAGTTCTTGGAATCAAACTTGAAGATGCAGCCAATGAAGAAACTTACAATCCACTAGAACTTGCACGAGTGCTGGATTCCAGGTCGAAAGTAGTAAACCGCGTTGGTTTCATTGGTCTGGGAGCAATGGGATTTGGAATGGCAACCCACTTACTGAGGTCAAATTTTACGGTCGTTGGTTATGAT GTGTATCAACCATCACTTTCTCGATTTGCAGAAGCAGGTGGATTAGTGGGTACCTCTCCACTAGAAATATCAAAAG GTGTTGATGTGCTTGTGATAATGGTTACAAATGAAGCTCAAGCAGAAAGTGTTCTTTTTGGAGAACTAGGTGCAGTCCAGG GTCTTTCAGCAGGAGCAGCTATTATTTTATCATCCACCGTCTCCCCGGCATATGTAAGCAAGCTGGAGCAACGTTTACGAG GAAAGAATTTAAATCTGGTGGATGCCCCTGTTTCTGGTGGTGTTGTTAGAGCCTCTGCAGGAACTTTAACG GTAATGGCATCAGGAACAGATGAAGCTCTGGAGCAATGTGGTTCAGTACTTTCTG CATTGAGTGAGAAGCTTTACATCATAAAAGGAGAATGTGGAGCTGGAAG CTGTGTTAAGATGGTTAATCAACTACTTGCTGGAGTTCATATAGCATCTGCAGCTGAGGCATTGGCGTTTGCTGCACGCTTGGGTTTACATACAAGAAATGTATTTCAAATCATAACCACCAATACCGGAACATCCTG GATGCTAGAAAACCGTGGTGCGCACATGGTGGACAATGATTTCACTCCGTATTCTGCACTCAACATCTTTGTGAAAGATCTG GGAATTGTTTCTCATGAATGCGCATCTCGGAAAATTCCCCTTCATGTAGCAGTCGCTGCACATCAACTATTTTTAGCAG GTTCTGCTGCTGGCTGGGGCAGGCTTGATGATTCTGCCGTTGTCAAG TTTTACGAGTCTTTAACAGGAGTCAAAGTTGAAGGAAAACTTCCTGTCCTTAGTAAAGAACAAATGATGAAATCTCTTCCTCCAGAGTGGCCTGTTGATCTTACTAGTGACATCGTCAAGCTTTGCAAGAACAACGTAAAGCCTTTGGTTGTTCTTGATGACGATCCGACAGGAACACAAACTGTTCATGATATTGAAGTCCTTACAGAGTG GAATGTTGATGCGCTTGTTGAACAATTCCGAAAAAAGACTAAATGCTTTTTCATATTGACAAACTCAAGAGCTGTCAGTTCCAGTAAG GCTAGTGCTCTAGTAGTTGAAATCTGCCTCAATCTACAGACTGCAGCTAAACTAGCTGATACAGAGTTCACCGTGGTATTGAGAGGCGACTCAACTCTGAGGGGCCACTTCCCAGAG GAAAGTGATGCTGTTGTTTCAGCCTTGGGGGACGTTGATGCATTGATTATATGCCCATTCTTTCTTCAAGGTGGTCGCTTTACAATAGGCGACGTACACTATGTGGCAGAAGCTGATCG GCTTGTTCCTGCCGGGGAGACAGAGTTTGCCAAAGATTCGGCTTTTGGGTATAAATCTTCAAATTTACGAGAG TGGGTTGAGGAGAAAACACAAGGGCGTACAGCTGCTAACAAGGTTGCTTCAGTTTCCATTGAACTCTTGCGTAAAGGTGGCCCTGATGCTGTTTGTGAGCATCTATGTAGTTTGGAGAAG GGTTCAACTTGTATAATCAATGCTGCCAGCGAAAGGGATATGGCTGTATTTGCCGCTGGGATGATCATG GCAGAACTAAAGGGAAAACAATTTTTATGCCGCACTGCAGCTAGTTTTGTTTCTGCTAGACTAGGAATAACTTCAAGGCCTCCGATTTCCGCCAAGGATTTGGGAATACACAAGGAAAGAACTGGTGGTCTTATAGTTGTAGGATCTTATGTTCCTAAAACTACAAGACAG GTAGAAGaactaaaaaatcaatttgGACACTCCTTAAAATGGATCGAg ATTTCTGTCGAGAAAGTGGCAATGAAATCTTCggaagaaagagagagagaaatCAATCAAGCTGCGGAAATGGCTGATATTTATATTCGGACTTGCATGGACACAGTAGTTATGACCAGCCGAGAACTTATCTGTGGAAAAA CCCCATCAGAAAGTCTCGAAATTAATTCCAAAGTGAGCTCTGCCTTGGTGGAAATTGTTAGGCGCATAAGTACAAGGCCTCGCTATATTCTAGCAAAG GGTGGAATCACTTCATCTGATATTGCTACCCAAGCTCTTGAAACCAAAATTGCTAAAATAGCTGGACAAGCCTTGGCAGGTGTTCCCTTATGGCAATTAGGTGGTGAAAATCGACACCCAGGACTCCCTTATATTGTTTTTCCTG GCAATGTTGGTGACCATAGGGCTCTTGCTGAAGTTGTAAAATCTTGGGCTCGTCCTGCGAAACTCTCATCAACCAAAGAACTGTTGCTT aatgcgGAAAAAGGTGGATACGCTGTCGGAGCCTTCAATGTCTATAATTTGGAAGGGGCTGCTTCCGTTGTAGCTGCTGCTGAAGAAGAACGCAGTCCTGCTATATTGCAG ATCCATCCCGGGTCCTTGAAGCATGGAGGTATTCCTTTAGTTGCTAGTTGTCTCAAAGCTGCCGAGAAAGCCAGT GTTCCAATTACTGTCCATTTCGACCATGGAACATCCAAGCAAGAATTACTCGAAATGCTAGAGTTG GGATTAGATTCAGTAATGGTGGATGGCTCACATCTGTCATTTGAGGACAACCTACAGTACACACAATACATAGCCAATTTAGCTCATCAGAAAGACATATATATTGAAGCTGAATTAGGAAGATTATCTGGAACAGAAGATGACTTGAGTGTCGAAGAGTATGAGGCACGTTTTACTGACATCAACCAG GCGGAAGAGTTTATCGATAAAACTGGCATTGATGCTCTGGCAGTATGCATCGGCAATGTCCATGGAAAATACCCGGCCAGTGGACCTGATCTCAGGCTTGATTTGCTTAAG GATCTGCACGTATTGGCATCCAGTAAAGGTGTGATGCTCGTCCTCCATGGTGCGTCTGGTTTACCCAAAGAACTTATCAAG AATTGTATCGATCTAGGTGTGCGGAAGTTCAATGTGAATACGGAGGTAAGGAAGGCGTACATGGACTCACTAAACAATCCCGGAAAAGATCTTGTACAGGTCATGACTGCTGCTAAAGATGCTATGAAATCTGTTGTCGTTGAAAAGATGCGTTTGTTTGGCTCCAGTGGCAAAGCATCGTGA
- the LOC130825855 gene encoding uncharacterized protein LOC130825855 isoform X4 — MASSESVVGFVGLDDVSLELAASLVHSGYAVQAFDSQFDGPLMVEFSKTLGGIRCASAMEATRGVVAIILLISHPAQIDDLIFGREGILEGLKKNAVLVLRSVMVPAEVQRLEKRLTKEYGINAVVDAYITKNTSEDLNGRIMIISSGKSNAIASAHPVLSAMCVKLHVFEGEIGAGSKVKMVTELLEAIHLVASIEAICLGVQAKIHPWILYDIISNAAGNSWAFKNHVPQWLRADHMKHQTLNSLVENLGAILGLAKSLPFPLPLLGVAHQQLLGCSHGDDNKAPLFKVWEKVLGIKLEDAANEETYNPLELARVLDSRSKVVNRVGFIGLGAMGFGMATHLLRSNFTVVGYDVYQPSLSRFAEAGGLVGTSPLEISKGVDVLVIMVTNEAQAESVLFGELGAVQGLSAGAAIILSSTVSPAYVSKLEQRLRGKNLNLVDAPVSGGVVRASAGTLTVMASGTDEALEQCGSVLSALSEKLYIIKGECGAGSCVKMVNQLLAGVHIASAAEALAFAARLGLHTRNVFQIITTNTGTSWMLENRGAHMVDNDFTPYSALNIFVKDLGIVSHECASRKIPLHVAVAAHQLFLAGSAAGWGRLDDSAVVKFYESLTGVKVEGKLPVLSKEQMMKSLPPEWPVDLTSDIVKLCKNNVKPLVVLDDDPTGTQTVHDIEVLTEWNVDALVEQFRKKTKCFFILTNSRAVSSSKASALVVEICLNLQTAAKLADTEFTVVLRGDSTLRGHFPEESDAVVSALGDVDALIICPFFLQGGRFTIGDVHYVAEADRLVPAGETEFAKDSAFGYKSSNLREWVEEKTQGRTAANKVASVSIELLRKGGPDAVCEHLCSLEKGSTCIINAASERDMAVFAAGMIMAELKGKQFLCRTAASFVSARLGITSRPPISAKDLGIHKERTGGLIVVGSYVPKTTRQVEELKNQFGHSLKWIEISVEKVAMKSSEEREREINQAAEMADIYIRTCMDTVVMTSRELICGKTPSESLEINSKVSSALVEIVRRISTRPRYILAKGGITSSDIATQALETKIAKIAGQALAGVPLWQLGGENRHPGLPYIVFPGNVGDHRALAEVVKSWARPAKLSSTKELLLNAEKGGYAVGAFNVYNLEGAASVVAAAEEERSPAILQIHPGSLKHGGIPLVASCLKAAEKASVPITVHFDHGTSKQELLEMLELGLDSVMVDGSHLSFEDNLQYTQYIANLAHQKDIYIEAELGRLSGTEDDLSVEEYEARFTDINQAEEFIDKTGIDALAVCIGNVHGKYPASGPDLRLDLLKDLHVLASSKGVMLVLHGASGLPKELIKNCIDLGVRKFNVNTEVRKAYMDSLNNPGKDLVQVMTAAKDAMKSVVVEKMRLFGSSGKAS, encoded by the exons GTGTTGTGGCTATAATCCTCCTGATTTCTCACCCAGCACAAATTGATGACTTGATTTTCGGCCGAGAGGGTATTTTGGAAG GTTTGAAGAAAAATGCGGTACTAGTACTCCGATCAGTTATGGTACCTGCCGAAGTTCAAAGGCTGGAAAAGCGTCTTACAA AGGAGTATGGCATAAATGCAGTAGTTGATGCCTATATCACTAAGAACACTTCTGAAGATTTGAATGGGAGAATCATG ATAATTTCATCAGGGAAGTCTAATGCAATCGCAAGTGCACATCCTGTGCTTTCTG CTATGTGTGTAAAGCTTCATGTTTTTGAAGGTGAAATTGGTGCTGGCAG TAAAGTAAAAATGGTTACAGAGTTGCTTGAGGCCATTCATCTCGTAGCTTCAATTGAGGCAATCTGTCTCGGTGTACAAGCAAAAATTCATCCTTGGATACTGTATGACATTATCTCTAATGCTGCTGGTAACTCATG GGCTTTTAAGAATCATGTTCCACAATGGTTAAGGGCTGACCATATGAAGCATCAGACTTTAAACAGCCTCGTCGAGAATCTG GGGGCTATTTTAGGATTGGCAAAATCTCTTCCTTTTCCACTTCCGCTCCTTGGAGTTGCACATCAACAACTTCTTG GGTGTTCTCATGGAGATGACAACAAAGCACCATTGTTCAAG GTATGGGAGAAAGTTCTTGGAATCAAACTTGAAGATGCAGCCAATGAAGAAACTTACAATCCACTAGAACTTGCACGAGTGCTGGATTCCAGGTCGAAAGTAGTAAACCGCGTTGGTTTCATTGGTCTGGGAGCAATGGGATTTGGAATGGCAACCCACTTACTGAGGTCAAATTTTACGGTCGTTGGTTATGAT GTGTATCAACCATCACTTTCTCGATTTGCAGAAGCAGGTGGATTAGTGGGTACCTCTCCACTAGAAATATCAAAAG GTGTTGATGTGCTTGTGATAATGGTTACAAATGAAGCTCAAGCAGAAAGTGTTCTTTTTGGAGAACTAGGTGCAGTCCAGG GTCTTTCAGCAGGAGCAGCTATTATTTTATCATCCACCGTCTCCCCGGCATATGTAAGCAAGCTGGAGCAACGTTTACGAG GAAAGAATTTAAATCTGGTGGATGCCCCTGTTTCTGGTGGTGTTGTTAGAGCCTCTGCAGGAACTTTAACG GTAATGGCATCAGGAACAGATGAAGCTCTGGAGCAATGTGGTTCAGTACTTTCTG CATTGAGTGAGAAGCTTTACATCATAAAAGGAGAATGTGGAGCTGGAAG CTGTGTTAAGATGGTTAATCAACTACTTGCTGGAGTTCATATAGCATCTGCAGCTGAGGCATTGGCGTTTGCTGCACGCTTGGGTTTACATACAAGAAATGTATTTCAAATCATAACCACCAATACCGGAACATCCTG GATGCTAGAAAACCGTGGTGCGCACATGGTGGACAATGATTTCACTCCGTATTCTGCACTCAACATCTTTGTGAAAGATCTG GGAATTGTTTCTCATGAATGCGCATCTCGGAAAATTCCCCTTCATGTAGCAGTCGCTGCACATCAACTATTTTTAGCAG GTTCTGCTGCTGGCTGGGGCAGGCTTGATGATTCTGCCGTTGTCAAG TTTTACGAGTCTTTAACAGGAGTCAAAGTTGAAGGAAAACTTCCTGTCCTTAGTAAAGAACAAATGATGAAATCTCTTCCTCCAGAGTGGCCTGTTGATCTTACTAGTGACATCGTCAAGCTTTGCAAGAACAACGTAAAGCCTTTGGTTGTTCTTGATGACGATCCGACAGGAACACAAACTGTTCATGATATTGAAGTCCTTACAGAGTG GAATGTTGATGCGCTTGTTGAACAATTCCGAAAAAAGACTAAATGCTTTTTCATATTGACAAACTCAAGAGCTGTCAGTTCCAGTAAG GCTAGTGCTCTAGTAGTTGAAATCTGCCTCAATCTACAGACTGCAGCTAAACTAGCTGATACAGAGTTCACCGTGGTATTGAGAGGCGACTCAACTCTGAGGGGCCACTTCCCAGAG GAAAGTGATGCTGTTGTTTCAGCCTTGGGGGACGTTGATGCATTGATTATATGCCCATTCTTTCTTCAAGGTGGTCGCTTTACAATAGGCGACGTACACTATGTGGCAGAAGCTGATCG GCTTGTTCCTGCCGGGGAGACAGAGTTTGCCAAAGATTCGGCTTTTGGGTATAAATCTTCAAATTTACGAGAG TGGGTTGAGGAGAAAACACAAGGGCGTACAGCTGCTAACAAGGTTGCTTCAGTTTCCATTGAACTCTTGCGTAAAGGTGGCCCTGATGCTGTTTGTGAGCATCTATGTAGTTTGGAGAAG GGTTCAACTTGTATAATCAATGCTGCCAGCGAAAGGGATATGGCTGTATTTGCCGCTGGGATGATCATG GCAGAACTAAAGGGAAAACAATTTTTATGCCGCACTGCAGCTAGTTTTGTTTCTGCTAGACTAGGAATAACTTCAAGGCCTCCGATTTCCGCCAAGGATTTGGGAATACACAAGGAAAGAACTGGTGGTCTTATAGTTGTAGGATCTTATGTTCCTAAAACTACAAGACAG GTAGAAGaactaaaaaatcaatttgGACACTCCTTAAAATGGATCGAg ATTTCTGTCGAGAAAGTGGCAATGAAATCTTCggaagaaagagagagagaaatCAATCAAGCTGCGGAAATGGCTGATATTTATATTCGGACTTGCATGGACACAGTAGTTATGACCAGCCGAGAACTTATCTGTGGAAAAA CCCCATCAGAAAGTCTCGAAATTAATTCCAAAGTGAGCTCTGCCTTGGTGGAAATTGTTAGGCGCATAAGTACAAGGCCTCGCTATATTCTAGCAAAG GGTGGAATCACTTCATCTGATATTGCTACCCAAGCTCTTGAAACCAAAATTGCTAAAATAGCTGGACAAGCCTTGGCAGGTGTTCCCTTATGGCAATTAGGTGGTGAAAATCGACACCCAGGACTCCCTTATATTGTTTTTCCTG GCAATGTTGGTGACCATAGGGCTCTTGCTGAAGTTGTAAAATCTTGGGCTCGTCCTGCGAAACTCTCATCAACCAAAGAACTGTTGCTT aatgcgGAAAAAGGTGGATACGCTGTCGGAGCCTTCAATGTCTATAATTTGGAAGGGGCTGCTTCCGTTGTAGCTGCTGCTGAAGAAGAACGCAGTCCTGCTATATTGCAG ATCCATCCCGGGTCCTTGAAGCATGGAGGTATTCCTTTAGTTGCTAGTTGTCTCAAAGCTGCCGAGAAAGCCAGT GTTCCAATTACTGTCCATTTCGACCATGGAACATCCAAGCAAGAATTACTCGAAATGCTAGAGTTG GGATTAGATTCAGTAATGGTGGATGGCTCACATCTGTCATTTGAGGACAACCTACAGTACACACAATACATAGCCAATTTAGCTCATCAGAAAGACATATATATTGAAGCTGAATTAGGAAGATTATCTGGAACAGAAGATGACTTGAGTGTCGAAGAGTATGAGGCACGTTTTACTGACATCAACCAG GCGGAAGAGTTTATCGATAAAACTGGCATTGATGCTCTGGCAGTATGCATCGGCAATGTCCATGGAAAATACCCGGCCAGTGGACCTGATCTCAGGCTTGATTTGCTTAAG GATCTGCACGTATTGGCATCCAGTAAAGGTGTGATGCTCGTCCTCCATGGTGCGTCTGGTTTACCCAAAGAACTTATCAAG AATTGTATCGATCTAGGTGTGCGGAAGTTCAATGTGAATACGGAGGTAAGGAAGGCGTACATGGACTCACTAAACAATCCCGGAAAAGATCTTGTACAGGTCATGACTGCTGCTAAAGATGCTATGAAATCTGTTGTCGTTGAAAAGATGCGTTTGTTTGGCTCCAGTGGCAAAGCATCGTGA